The following coding sequences are from one Methanosarcina sp. WWM596 window:
- a CDS encoding metallophosphoesterase: protein MIGIISDSHDNLTAIQKAVDFFNKKQVKAVLHAGDIISPFTIRAFKELSPKLYFVFGNNDGDRVTLTRWFEEIGAVSCGNFGDLTIEGMHIALLHGTNEALVKALAKSGDFDVVIRGHTHDPGVKMIDGTPVINPGECSGVLSGKATVAILEIANLNVEITELKID from the coding sequence TTGATAGGAATTATTTCGGATTCGCACGATAACCTGACAGCTATCCAGAAAGCTGTGGATTTCTTCAACAAAAAACAGGTAAAAGCTGTGCTGCACGCAGGGGATATTATTTCTCCTTTCACGATAAGGGCCTTTAAAGAACTAAGTCCAAAACTCTATTTTGTCTTCGGAAACAACGACGGAGACAGAGTAACCCTTACAAGATGGTTCGAGGAAATAGGAGCCGTCTCTTGCGGGAATTTTGGGGACCTGACGATTGAAGGGATGCATATTGCCCTCCTGCACGGAACAAACGAGGCGCTGGTCAAAGCCCTTGCCAAGTCCGGGGATTTTGACGTAGTGATTCGGGGCCATACCCACGATCCGGGCGTTAAAATGATCGATGGGACCCCTGTGATAAATCCAGGGGAATGTTCAGGGGTGCTTTCAGGAAAAGCCACTGTTGCAATCCTTGAGATTGCAAACCTGAACGTTGAGATTACAGAACTCAAGATTGACTGA
- the queC gene encoding 7-cyano-7-deazaguanine synthase QueC — protein sequence MKAITLLSSGLDSVAALAIATESLKIEMALTFDYGQRACGREIENSRKVCEHFGIEHRVIKLDWLAEITHTSLVNRKEDVPALSFKDIDEAAPAAITEATAKAVWVPNRNGVMLNIAGSFAESRDCDYLVVGFNGEEAGTFPDNSLDYVQAMDHAFSYSTHNGVRVLAPLIKLGKTEIVKKALEVKAPLEYSWSCYHGGESPCGECESCVRRARAFKNAGAKDPLLERSGI from the coding sequence ATGAAAGCTATAACCCTTCTGAGCAGTGGGCTTGATTCGGTTGCAGCTCTTGCGATTGCAACTGAGAGTCTGAAAATTGAGATGGCACTTACCTTCGATTACGGGCAGCGGGCATGTGGGCGGGAGATCGAGAACTCCCGAAAGGTCTGTGAACATTTCGGAATAGAACATAGGGTCATCAAGCTAGACTGGCTTGCAGAAATAACCCATACATCCCTCGTAAACAGGAAAGAGGACGTTCCTGCTCTGTCCTTTAAAGATATTGATGAAGCAGCTCCTGCCGCAATTACCGAAGCAACTGCAAAAGCTGTCTGGGTTCCGAACAGGAATGGGGTCATGTTGAATATTGCAGGAAGCTTTGCCGAAAGCAGAGACTGTGATTACCTGGTGGTGGGTTTCAATGGAGAAGAAGCCGGGACCTTCCCTGACAACTCCCTGGACTATGTACAGGCAATGGACCACGCCTTTTCTTATTCAACTCATAACGGAGTACGGGTACTGGCTCCCCTTATCAAACTCGGAAAAACAGAGATCGTAAAAAAGGCTCTTGAAGTAAAGGCACCATTGGAATACAGCTGGAGCTGCTACCACGGGGGAGAATCTCCCTGTGGGGAATGTGAAAGCTGTGTGCGAAGAGCCAGAGCATTTAAAAACGCAGGTGCAAAAGACCCGCTTCTGGAAAGGTCTGGAATCTAA
- a CDS encoding DUF366 family protein, with product MKCIILPEKFDYDGSQIYSLWAYNSFGVQEDSIIVFRGTCDVKIEHMIDLEDRRANESIWSEDMVSFIIEHFDSTDLKLVYARQRFFTALVREHLVGLGIHTTRGGDDLFLKGKKLTVSIASTSAVSQKIHFGINVSHDVYGNLKEAGIGDDESIVRFMQEIGEAYVREFEDIEKDLRKSRPLGVV from the coding sequence ATGAAGTGCATTATCCTACCCGAAAAATTTGACTACGACGGGAGCCAGATTTATTCCCTCTGGGCATACAACAGCTTCGGAGTGCAGGAAGACTCGATTATTGTTTTCAGAGGTACATGTGATGTAAAAATCGAGCACATGATTGACCTTGAAGACCGGAGGGCAAACGAGTCTATCTGGTCCGAAGACATGGTGAGTTTCATTATAGAACATTTTGATTCTACTGACCTTAAACTGGTCTATGCACGTCAGCGCTTTTTTACCGCCCTTGTAAGGGAACACCTTGTTGGATTGGGAATCCACACCACAAGAGGAGGAGATGATCTTTTCCTAAAAGGGAAAAAATTGACTGTATCAATTGCCAGCACCTCTGCCGTTTCCCAGAAGATCCACTTCGGGATCAACGTTTCCCATGATGTATATGGAAACCTGAAAGAAGCCGGAATAGGGGACGATGAAAGCATTGTGCGGTTCATGCAGGAAATAGGGGAAGCTTACGTAAGGGAATTTGAGGACATCGAAAAGGATCTCCGAAAATCTCGCCCGCTGGGGGTGGTATAA
- a CDS encoding 7-carboxy-7-deazaguanine synthase QueE, with translation MSFSSYEATPIREVFCSVQGEGPHVGTRQAFVRFSGCNLNCNYCDTNFGNPGTCDYEIVEGSGIFEKVPNPLSVEKLESMLQPFKKLHSVSLTGGEPLLHADFIERLNLSVPLYLESNMTLPEQARKLRENIAYVAGDFKLPEALREILPEAREVHVENTIECFRLLRKNSSRDCFCKIVVGRETKPETVVLAAEAIASYVSCIILQPETPVGSAVRTSRFTQASVQAIIKLQKTLLELIDTRIIPQTHRMWGCL, from the coding sequence ATGTCCTTTTCAAGCTATGAAGCCACCCCCATAAGAGAGGTCTTCTGCTCAGTACAGGGAGAAGGTCCTCACGTTGGTACAAGGCAGGCTTTTGTCCGGTTTTCAGGCTGTAACCTTAATTGCAATTATTGTGATACGAACTTTGGAAATCCAGGGACCTGCGATTATGAAATCGTCGAGGGAAGTGGTATTTTCGAAAAGGTCCCAAACCCCCTAAGTGTAGAAAAACTGGAATCCATGCTGCAGCCTTTCAAAAAACTTCATTCTGTATCCCTTACAGGAGGAGAGCCTCTCTTGCATGCAGATTTCATAGAAAGACTGAACCTCTCCGTACCTCTATACCTTGAATCCAATATGACTTTGCCGGAGCAGGCAAGGAAGTTACGTGAAAATATCGCATATGTTGCAGGGGACTTTAAACTTCCGGAAGCTCTCAGGGAAATTCTCCCCGAGGCCCGGGAGGTGCATGTGGAAAATACGATTGAGTGCTTCAGGCTCTTGAGAAAAAACAGTTCAAGAGACTGCTTTTGCAAGATTGTTGTAGGCAGGGAAACAAAACCTGAAACTGTGGTTCTGGCTGCAGAAGCAATAGCTTCCTATGTATCCTGTATAATCCTCCAGCCAGAAACGCCAGTTGGTAGTGCGGTAAGGACCTCACGGTTTACACAGGCCTCTGTGCAGGCCATTATAAAACTGCAGAAAACCCTGCTTGAACTAATCGACACGCGAATCATTCCTCAGACTCACAGGATGTGGGGGTGCTTATAA
- the queD gene encoding 6-carboxytetrahydropterin synthase QueD — MTNMKLGIIDYIDSAHYLPGHGKCGRVHGHTYKIEVVVEGEVRENGMVIDFYDLKKGIKETLQGYDHTLLNDIIEFPSAEHLCQHIHSKLLERFGFPLLVRVWEGKGKWCELDNFSD, encoded by the coding sequence ATGACAAATATGAAATTGGGAATTATTGATTATATCGACAGCGCCCATTACCTTCCAGGACACGGGAAATGCGGAAGAGTACATGGTCATACATACAAAATAGAGGTAGTGGTAGAAGGAGAAGTCCGGGAAAACGGGATGGTAATTGATTTTTATGACCTGAAAAAAGGCATAAAGGAAACTCTCCAGGGATATGACCATACCCTGTTAAACGACATCATAGAGTTCCCCAGTGCTGAACATCTCTGCCAGCATATCCATTCCAAACTTCTGGAAAGGTTCGGCTTTCCTCTTCTTGTGAGAGTCTGGGAAGGAAAAGGTAAGTGGTGCGAACTGGATAATTTTTCGGATTGA
- the nifB gene encoding nitrogenase cofactor biosynthesis protein NifB yields the protein MPEKNQSIDKPNNGPILGEELRRKISEHPCYDKNAQHKYGRIHLAVAPKCNIQCNFCVREFDCVNESRPGVTSQVLTPEEALEKTKQILAEYPFIKVVAIAGPGDPLANDETFETFELIRKEFPEITLCMSTNGLMLPEKLQDMLRVGVSTLTVTVNAIDPEIQAKIVNHIVYHGKVYRGVEAAEILIKNQLQGIKAAVDAGIVVKVNTVLTPTINDKHVVEIAKKLNELGVYIMNVMPLINQGAFADLEPPTAEERKDVQAACEPYVMQMRHCRQCRADAYGLLAQDMSQMSEERRNIIKIQTKEEMEKAKEILTENDKEEKD from the coding sequence TTGCCAGAAAAAAACCAATCTATAGACAAGCCCAATAACGGCCCCATACTCGGGGAAGAGCTCCGGAGAAAGATTTCAGAGCACCCCTGTTACGACAAGAACGCCCAGCATAAATACGGGAGAATTCACCTGGCTGTGGCCCCAAAATGTAATATTCAATGCAACTTTTGCGTCCGGGAATTCGATTGCGTAAACGAGAGCCGGCCAGGGGTTACAAGTCAAGTCTTGACTCCGGAGGAAGCTCTTGAAAAGACAAAACAGATCCTGGCAGAATATCCGTTCATCAAGGTCGTTGCAATTGCAGGTCCAGGAGACCCTCTGGCTAATGATGAAACCTTTGAGACCTTTGAACTTATAAGAAAAGAGTTCCCTGAAATAACACTCTGTATGAGTACAAATGGACTCATGCTTCCCGAAAAACTGCAGGACATGCTGCGCGTGGGAGTTTCCACACTAACGGTTACGGTAAATGCAATTGATCCAGAAATCCAGGCAAAGATCGTAAACCATATAGTCTACCATGGTAAGGTCTACAGGGGAGTTGAAGCTGCAGAGATCCTGATTAAAAACCAGCTGCAGGGAATAAAAGCCGCTGTTGATGCAGGAATTGTTGTCAAAGTCAACACCGTGCTCACCCCGACCATCAATGACAAACATGTAGTCGAGATCGCAAAAAAACTCAATGAACTCGGGGTTTATATTATGAATGTCATGCCCCTGATTAACCAGGGTGCCTTTGCAGACCTTGAACCCCCCACAGCCGAAGAGCGGAAAGACGTTCAGGCAGCCTGCGAGCCTTACGTTATGCAGATGCGCCATTGCAGACAGTGCAGGGCCGATGCTTACGGACTCCTTGCCCAGGACATGTCGCAGATGAGCGAAGAGCGCAGGAATATTATAAAAATCCAGACAAAAGAAGAGATGGAAAAAGCAAAAGAGATCCTTACCGAAAACGACAAGGAAGAAAAAGACTGA
- a CDS encoding radical SAM protein — translation MSEEENITFERERYRIIAEHPCYSEKARHRFGRMHIAVAPKCNIQCNFCVRDFACINENRPGVTMEVLTPSVALEKVKQALSDYPFIKVIGVAGPGDPLANEETFEALRLIRKEFPDITFCMSTNGLMLSEKLPELVKLGVATLTVTINAVDPEIQGQICDHINYHGKTYKGVEGAKIQIKNQLEGIEAAAKAGLIVKVNTVFVPGINDRHMMEIAKKIRERDVYIMNIMPLIPQGAFAHIRAPTPEERQAAQDACEPYVRQMRHCRQCRADAYGYIDQDMTQMSEERRKLIKIQTEVEMKKTAKGMEE, via the coding sequence TTGTCCGAAGAAGAAAACATAACTTTTGAAAGAGAACGTTATAGAATCATAGCTGAGCACCCCTGCTACAGCGAAAAGGCCAGGCACAGATTTGGGAGAATGCACATTGCTGTGGCCCCAAAGTGCAATATCCAGTGCAACTTCTGTGTCCGAGACTTTGCCTGCATAAATGAAAACAGACCGGGGGTGACTATGGAGGTTTTAACACCATCCGTAGCCCTTGAAAAAGTAAAGCAAGCCCTTTCCGATTACCCCTTTATCAAAGTGATTGGCGTTGCAGGGCCCGGTGACCCACTGGCAAACGAAGAGACTTTCGAAGCCCTCCGGCTTATAAGGAAGGAGTTTCCGGACATTACTTTTTGCATGAGTACAAACGGACTTATGCTTTCAGAAAAACTCCCGGAGCTCGTAAAGCTTGGAGTCGCGACCCTGACAGTGACCATCAATGCTGTTGACCCCGAAATTCAGGGGCAGATCTGTGATCACATAAATTACCACGGCAAGACCTACAAAGGAGTCGAAGGGGCAAAAATCCAGATAAAAAACCAGCTTGAAGGTATCGAGGCTGCTGCAAAAGCAGGGCTCATTGTCAAGGTCAACACCGTATTTGTACCGGGGATCAATGACCGGCACATGATGGAAATTGCAAAAAAGATCCGGGAAAGAGACGTATATATAATGAATATCATGCCCCTGATCCCCCAGGGGGCTTTCGCTCACATAAGAGCCCCGACCCCGGAAGAAAGGCAGGCGGCACAGGACGCCTGTGAACCCTATGTAAGGCAGATGCGCCACTGCAGGCAGTGTAGGGCTGATGCCTATGGCTATATTGATCAGGACATGACCCAGATGAGCGAGGAGCGCAGAAAGCTCATCAAAATCCAGACCGAGGTAGAGATGAAAAAAACTGCGAAGGGAATGGAAGAATAA
- a CDS encoding 4Fe-4S binding protein: MVAKIDADACTGCGSCIDECPAAAISLSDDDIAVVDEDECLDCGACEDTCPNGAITIE; the protein is encoded by the coding sequence ATGGTAGCTAAAATCGATGCAGACGCCTGCACAGGCTGTGGAAGCTGTATAGATGAATGTCCTGCAGCTGCAATCTCCCTCAGTGATGATGATATTGCAGTTGTAGACGAAGATGAATGCCTTGACTGCGGTGCATGTGAAGATACCTGCCCGAATGGGGCAATCACAATCGAATAA
- a CDS encoding methanogenesis marker 2 protein — protein sequence MNLEELAERIKNFEGVTRKKQIEDIVSIFEAVRPEYGDAIVDFGDDAAVIDIGGDDVILFAADGIWGRLLDASPWWAGYGAVVVNINDIAAMGGKPLAMVDIASANSPKACRELMEGLAAGVRKFGVPVVGGHVHPDTQYNSLSVAIIGIVKRDCVIRSDTACPGDLVIAAYDMDGKIGPNSPYSWDTTSFKEPSVVKESYLVTQEIAKRKLATAGKDISNPGLIGTLGMLCETSKVGASVDLEKVPRPVDVDFEQWLKVHPGTGYLFTADPVKAEECVDVFEKAGLTTAVIGKIEEGSKLDMYDKTGRVTVFDFSKDSITGIGSE from the coding sequence TTGAACCTTGAAGAACTAGCAGAAAGGATAAAGAATTTCGAAGGGGTTACCCGAAAAAAACAGATCGAGGATATAGTTTCCATCTTCGAAGCCGTCCGCCCGGAATATGGGGATGCTATCGTTGATTTTGGGGACGATGCTGCAGTGATCGATATTGGAGGAGATGACGTTATCCTCTTTGCAGCAGACGGCATATGGGGGAGGCTGCTGGATGCAAGCCCCTGGTGGGCAGGGTACGGGGCGGTTGTCGTTAATATAAATGACATTGCAGCTATGGGCGGAAAGCCTCTTGCCATGGTGGACATTGCCTCTGCGAATTCTCCTAAGGCCTGCAGGGAACTGATGGAAGGGCTGGCCGCGGGGGTCAGGAAATTCGGAGTTCCTGTAGTAGGGGGGCATGTTCATCCCGATACACAGTACAATTCTCTTTCCGTTGCTATCATAGGGATTGTCAAAAGAGACTGCGTAATCAGGAGTGATACTGCCTGCCCCGGAGATCTGGTAATTGCAGCCTATGACATGGATGGAAAAATCGGTCCAAATTCCCCCTACAGCTGGGACACGACTTCTTTCAAAGAGCCTTCAGTGGTAAAGGAAAGCTACCTTGTAACCCAGGAAATAGCAAAGAGAAAGCTTGCAACCGCTGGTAAGGATATCAGTAATCCAGGGCTAATAGGGACTCTCGGGATGCTTTGCGAGACGAGCAAGGTGGGAGCTTCAGTGGATCTGGAAAAAGTTCCCCGACCCGTGGATGTGGACTTTGAACAGTGGCTGAAAGTGCACCCTGGAACAGGCTACTTATTTACTGCAGACCCGGTAAAAGCAGAAGAGTGTGTAGATGTGTTTGAAAAGGCAGGGCTCACAACTGCAGTTATAGGAAAAATCGAAGAGGGCTCAAAACTCGATATGTACGATAAAACAGGCAGAGTAACTGTTTTTGACTTCTCTAAAGACAGTATTACAGGCATCGGTTCCGAATAA
- a CDS encoding pyridoxamine 5'-phosphate oxidase family protein, with product MVKLPADVKEALANQQVASLVTADKKGVPNVCLMGFVKVRDDETLIMANVFWKKTEANLKENPKAALSAYMPPMKAYQIKGSVEMIDNGPLLDEVKEWVASKMANLKPKGAALLHVEEIYSVSPGPSAGERIS from the coding sequence ATGGTAAAACTTCCTGCAGATGTAAAAGAAGCACTTGCAAATCAACAGGTTGCCTCCCTGGTAACCGCAGACAAAAAAGGCGTTCCAAACGTATGCCTAATGGGTTTTGTAAAAGTAAGGGACGACGAGACTCTTATCATGGCAAACGTTTTCTGGAAAAAGACCGAAGCAAACCTGAAAGAAAACCCGAAAGCTGCCCTCAGCGCTTACATGCCACCCATGAAAGCCTACCAGATAAAAGGCAGTGTAGAGATGATCGACAATGGCCCCCTTCTGGATGAGGTTAAAGAATGGGTAGCTTCCAAGATGGCAAACCTCAAACCAAAAGGTGCAGCCCTTCTCCATGTAGAGGAGATATACAGTGTTTCTCCCGGCCCGAGTGCAGGAGAAAGGATCTCATAA
- a CDS encoding DUF5611 family protein — MQRYKLKRGFKPEIDRIYSVMQECFPTEISRNGDHIETSYGAMSKITVWIENKMLFVDTVSDVTVKDDGTILQTNKVFRDFLLKATGYTAKERLKQAKKEVGEG; from the coding sequence ATGCAGCGGTATAAATTAAAGCGCGGTTTTAAACCTGAAATTGATAGAATCTACTCGGTAATGCAGGAATGCTTCCCTACTGAAATCTCCCGTAATGGGGACCATATTGAAACTTCCTATGGGGCAATGTCAAAGATAACGGTCTGGATAGAAAATAAAATGCTTTTTGTGGACACGGTTTCCGATGTCACTGTCAAAGATGATGGGACGATCCTGCAGACTAATAAGGTCTTCCGGGATTTTCTCTTAAAGGCCACCGGCTACACGGCAAAAGAGCGGTTGAAGCAGGCTAAAAAAGAAGTTGGAGAGGGATAA
- a CDS encoding chorismate pyruvate-lyase family protein, with the protein MPTCLRVCCGTDGSVTFLLEIMTRKPVNVKTESQYIIKADKEMADLLGVEEGSEVNNRTVLLYAGDSVFVRARSLSPLERMPATMKEQLMRADIPIGRILRNHNLETRRDMGELKVLKGETTFDGIPVLSRSYKIVHDNNVLMWINERFPIDERWNL; encoded by the coding sequence ATTCCCACCTGCCTCCGGGTCTGCTGTGGGACCGATGGGTCCGTAACCTTTCTCCTCGAGATCATGACCCGAAAACCGGTAAATGTAAAAACTGAGTCTCAGTACATAATCAAAGCCGATAAGGAAATGGCTGATCTTCTTGGTGTGGAAGAAGGCAGCGAGGTTAATAACAGGACAGTCCTGCTCTATGCAGGGGATTCCGTATTTGTCCGGGCAAGGTCACTCTCTCCTCTGGAGCGCATGCCCGCAACCATGAAGGAACAGTTAATGCGAGCAGACATCCCAATAGGCAGGATCCTGCGCAACCACAATCTCGAAACCAGGCGCGACATGGGAGAACTCAAAGTCCTGAAAGGAGAAACCACCTTCGATGGCATTCCGGTCCTTTCCCGCTCCTATAAAATTGTGCACGACAACAACGTCCTGATGTGGATCAATGAACGCTTCCCCATCGATGAGCGCTGGAATCTCTAA
- a CDS encoding site-specific DNA-methyltransferase produces the protein MHVSEDSKPLKTQYYKVTDPNDLVNKTANYNEVCIIILPPVKLEERHKPIANIRDLFIDIAESLGPNSVLVTVGEIIDLVHVHDAVSSNLRYQHWISIKRSEILFDENRELLPHEHFGALIHTKYKSPLKHNKTRIAYSYCPVCDKTTKDYGGKKHTYHEVGTLISDIWRDISCDLESDIEPVVSRFSDLLGTSTHNEMLCLDCRSINFNRNSIFESKCDFDSKLVESKLDDFLVNRIIHGDVLEKLREIPENSIDFVFVDPPYNLNKNYLNYDDDKDIETYFQWCDEWLSELARVLKPGKTLALLNIPLSSIRHFLFLESKLLFQNWIVWDALSFPVRLIMPAHYAILCFTKKESQGLPGLIGETGDEYKLFINDYYNPLKPLADGFCIRTSCIKKRKKLKIDDRAPLTDLWCDIYRLKHNSYRVDHPCQLPPRLMHRLISIFTKPNEIVLDCFDGAGTTTLAAHQLGRRYIGIENSKEYYNLILKRHEEISKGIDPFRKEKRSLTSKNSPVPRMGGIKYKVPKKELQLEVKRVKEKIGHIPDRNELVKWGNYPIEYYDEYFASWGEVCAAARTTGMTEERQ, from the coding sequence ATGCATGTTTCTGAAGATTCAAAGCCCCTCAAAACTCAATACTATAAAGTCACTGATCCAAATGATCTCGTAAATAAAACCGCGAATTATAATGAAGTTTGTATCATTATACTACCGCCAGTAAAACTTGAAGAAAGACATAAACCAATAGCCAATATTAGAGATTTATTTATTGATATAGCGGAATCTTTAGGGCCTAACTCCGTACTGGTAACTGTTGGGGAAATTATTGACTTAGTTCATGTTCATGATGCGGTATCTAGCAACTTAAGGTATCAACATTGGATTAGTATAAAAAGAAGTGAAATTTTATTCGATGAGAATAGAGAACTATTACCTCACGAGCATTTTGGAGCTTTAATTCATACAAAATATAAATCTCCTTTGAAACATAACAAGACCAGAATTGCCTATAGTTATTGTCCTGTGTGCGATAAAACTACTAAAGATTATGGTGGTAAAAAACATACATATCACGAGGTAGGCACTTTAATTTCAGATATTTGGCGGGATATAAGCTGTGATTTGGAAAGTGACATCGAGCCAGTAGTATCTCGTTTTAGTGATCTATTGGGAACAAGCACACATAACGAAATGTTGTGTTTAGATTGCAGAAGTATAAATTTTAATCGAAATTCCATTTTTGAAAGTAAATGTGATTTTGATTCTAAGCTTGTTGAAAGTAAATTAGATGATTTTTTAGTCAATAGGATAATTCATGGAGATGTTCTTGAAAAATTAAGAGAAATTCCTGAAAACTCAATTGACTTCGTATTCGTTGATCCTCCATATAATCTTAACAAAAATTATCTCAATTACGACGATGATAAAGATATTGAGACATATTTTCAATGGTGTGACGAATGGTTATCTGAGCTTGCTAGAGTACTAAAACCTGGAAAGACTTTAGCATTACTAAATATTCCTTTATCATCAATTCGACATTTTCTATTTCTGGAATCAAAATTATTATTTCAGAACTGGATTGTATGGGATGCTTTATCATTTCCAGTTAGACTAATTATGCCTGCACATTATGCAATTCTATGTTTCACTAAAAAAGAATCTCAAGGATTGCCAGGTTTAATTGGGGAAACTGGAGACGAATATAAACTTTTTATTAATGATTATTACAATCCTCTGAAGCCATTAGCTGATGGTTTTTGTATACGCACCTCTTGCATTAAAAAAAGAAAAAAACTTAAAATAGACGATAGGGCTCCTTTAACAGACCTCTGGTGTGATATTTATCGACTAAAACATAATAGTTATAGAGTTGATCATCCATGCCAATTGCCACCAAGGTTAATGCATCGATTAATTTCGATTTTTACTAAGCCAAATGAAATTGTATTAGATTGTTTTGATGGAGCAGGAACAACAACTTTAGCGGCTCACCAATTAGGAAGAAGATACATAGGTATTGAGAACTCTAAAGAATATTATAATCTAATCTTGAAGAGACATGAAGAAATATCAAAAGGTATTGATCCTTTCAGAAAAGAAAAAAGAAGTTTAACTTCAAAGAATAGCCCTGTTCCTAGGATGGGTGGAATCAAATATAAAGTCCCTAAAAAAGAATTGCAACTAGAAGTAAAAAGGGTAAAAGAGAAAATAGGTCACATTCCAGATAGAAATGAATTAGTCAAGTGGGGAAACTATCCAATAGAATATTATGACGAATACTTTGCTAGTTGGGGAGAAGTATGTGCTGCTGCCAGAACTACTGGAATGACAGAAGAAAGACAATAA